The region CTGGGCGGTGAAGTAGGAGTTGCCGTGTCCGTTGACAAGTATCACCTGCCTCGTCTTTGACTGTTCGCGGAAGAGATCAACTATATGCTGCACCCCGGCGCCGGGATTGATGAATAGCCTCAGCCGCTTAGCCGCATCCAGCAGTTCCTTCGTTGGCCGCCAGCCGATGATTACGTCCGCCTCGGGCGCAAGGCGGATCAGCGTCTCCTCCTCGACGTCTGGAGGGAAGACCAGCCTCACCTGCGGCAGGCGTCGCAGTCCCGCTTCGAGATAGTCCCGCAGCCTATCGGGCACCTGCCAGATGAAGAGAACCGTAGTTTGCCGCGCATCGCTCATCGGTGGGTCCCCGGTCGAAACCTGTTCTGCGATCATGATTATGAGGTTCAGCCCTTTCAGGGAATCGGACATTAGGTCCCGGCGAGTTCTCCCTCTTCAGCAACTACTGAGAGTTGAGCAGGTTCTTATGCTCCGCACGGCAGTCATAGAGCTATGCGCCGCAGTAAATCCCGCACGGCGCATCATATCGATATTCCATAGATTCCCTTTATCCTCTTCTCCCTATTCCGCCATCCACTTCTGCGCCTCGAGCAGTGCCTCCTTCGGTACCCGGTGAGCACCGTCGAACTCGTAGAACGTTACGTTGTAGCCGTGCTTTTCAAGGATGGACTTGGCCTTCAGGCCTTCCTCTGGTTTCACCACGTTGTCTTTGGAGCCGTGGGCGATGAAGATTCGGAGGGTCTTGGCCTCCTTCAGATCGAAACCTGACTTCTCCACCAGCCACTCTGTGCTCAGCCACCCGCCGAACGCGATGACTCCCGCGAACAGCTCGTGGTTCTTGATCCCGGCAGTGTAGGCGAGGCCAGAGCCCTGCGAGAACCCTAAGAGATACACGTCCCCTATCTTGTATTTCTCCCTCAAGCGCCTCACGAGCTTCACTGTATATTCCTCTGATTCGCGCCAGGACCTCTCGGATATGAGATTATCCCACGGGACGGGCGCCTCCCAGCTGTAGCCCTGCTCGTTGCCCCTCATATAAGGATACGGCGCCTGCGGGACGGCGTAGATGAACTGTGGATTGTCAAAGCGATTCCAGAGGCCGACAAAGCTCTCTGGATCGCTGCCGTAGCCATGCAGGCCGACCAGAAGTGGATATGTCCGTTTTGGGTCATAGCCCTCGGGGAACATAAGCCGGCATTTGAACTCGGCCGAGGCGCTGATATAGATGGCCTCGCCTTTACCCTCTTCCTTGTGCTTGGCCTTCTCCTCCAGGCTTGCGATCATCGCCTTGAACTGCTCGTTTTCCTTCACCTTCTCGAAGTCGGGGTCGTTCTTCATCCATCCGACGTCGGTGAAGCCAGCGTTATAGGCCCGCTCGAGGGACTTCGCAGCGAGCTCGGACTTGCCAAGCAGGCCGTAACAGCAGGCGAGGTTGTAGATGTTCCCGCCGTCGGTGACGTTGCGCCTCAGAAGCTTGAGGTAGAGGACCGCAGCCTCCTCATACTTCTTTGCGTCGTAGGCCTCCCGCGCCTGCTTTTCGAGCTCCTTGAGGTCGAAATCGAGGAAATCGCCCCCCGATTTGGCACAGGGGTCCATCTTCCCTTGTTTGCACTTCCTATCGCCCTTCTCTTTGTCTCGGCAATCGCCCCCGCATGGCTTTGCCTTGACGCCCTTCTTCCCGCATATCTTCTCGACCTCATCACGGTCGGTGTAGATGTTCTGCTCATGGATGATCGCGCACGAAATGCAGAAGAGAATCGTGCACGCAATTGCCAATAGCCTCGTAGTCTTGCTCATAGTGCCTCCTTTACCTGACGAATCTCATTGAAAAGGGATAGCGGTATTTTTCTCCTCTGTGTGCCTTTATGGTCGCGGTGATCACGCAGACAATGCCGAACACGCCGACGAGGAGCATAAGGATTTTGCTTATTATAACTATCTTCAGTATAGCCAGGAACCCGGCCAGAATGAGATAAATGGTCAGAGATATCTGAAAGTTGAGCGATTCCTTGCCCTGATCGTCCACGAAATCTGACTCATCCTTCTTCACCATCCAAAGCACCAGCGGCACAATGATATTGCCGGCTGGGATGATGAGCGCTGGCAGCGTCCCGATGTGGCACAACATAGCCCAGCCTCTCGCCTGGTCCTCGGTCATCCGGACCGAGGCTTCCTCCTTTTGCACGGGTTTTTTTTCGGACAGGTCTTCGGCCTGTTCCGGCGAGACCTCTCCTCGAGGCTTATCGGCAGTTTCAGTCATTTTGTTCTCTCTCATACACTATGGTCGATAGCTACTGGCGCTGCGTCCACGAGATCACCACATAGTAAGCTAGGCAGATTGGCTTGCTCTGTCAACATCCTTCCCGCCAGCATCGAGAGACCCGCCTCGCGCATCGTCTATCCTCTCGCCACATAGGGCCCTTACCGATAGTGCTTGAGTAGTAGTTATTTATTGCATCTACGACACAGCCCGGCTTGGCTCTCGCGCCCACGTAGGAAAGTGTCCGCCGATTACGGTTGCACCCCTGCGACGTGGACAGTATGTTTATACATTGTTAATGTGTCTGTTTATTGCAGTGTAGGAGCTGTTTAGTCAGGTAGCCACGATGGCGCCCGGGGTCTGAGCACGTGAAAGTAACCCTTATTTCACCTTATCTTGACACGATTGCGCAGGGGCTGCGCTGCCTCTCCTCGTTCATTAAGAGCAAGGGTTACGAGTGCGAGATGATTTTCTTGCCTGATTACAGTGCCCTTCTGAGCTACGATCCCCAGTTTGGCCGCCCCTACGAGCAGAGCCTGATGGATGACGTGGTTCAGACATGCTCGGACTCGGATGTTGTCGGTATCTGCGTGATGAGCAATTTCTTCGACCGGGCAGTCCAGCTGAGCGAGAACCTGAGAAAGCATCTCGCTGCCCCTGTGATTTGGGGCGGCATACATCCCACGGTATCACCGGAGGAATCGCTCAATCACTGTGACATAGCGTGCGTCGGTGAGGGCGAGTATCCGATGCTCAACTTGCTGCGTGCAATGGAGCAGAAGAGGGATTACCGCGACATCAAGAACCTCTGGTTCAAAACCAATGGTGTCGTGCAGAAAAACCAGCTCGAGCCGCTCATCTTCGACCTCGATTCCCTCCCCTTTCAGGACTACGACCATGAGAGTCATTACACCGCGGCAAAGGATGGCAAGGCCCTGGTCAGAATGACTTACGAGATACAGAAGGACCAGATTGTCAACGGCCTGCGCATCTGCGGCGGACTATGCGTCTATCAGACGATAACGACGCGAGGTTGCCCTCACGCGTGTGCGTATTGCTGCCATTCCGCGCTGCGAAAGCTCTTCCCAAACCAGAAGATACTTCGCCGCCGCGGCACGGAGAACGTAATTTTAGAACTCCAGCAGGTGAAGGAGCGCATGCCTTACGTTGAGCTCGTCCTCTTTGCCGACGAATCAATGCCCGCGATGCCAGAAAAGCGTCTGAAGCACTTTTGCGAAGAGTATAAGAAAACAATCGGCCTACCGTTTTTTGTCCAAGTCTCACCTCCGTTTATGACGGAAGCGAAGATAGATTATCTCGTCGATGCGGGCATGCGCTGCGCGCAGATGGGCATTCAGACGGGTAGCGAGGAGGTCAACCGAGTCTATTACAATCGCCACATATCTAATGATGAAGTTCGCAGAGGCGCCGAGCTGCTTAACAAGCACAAGGACAGCATCTGTCCGCCCGTCTATGACATCATACTGGATAATCCATACGAGACGCGCGAGGACGTGCTCAAGACAGTCCGGCTGCTGATGGAATTGCCCAGACCTTATGTTGTCCAGTTCTTCTCGCTGACGTTCTATCCCGGGACCGAGATTTACGAAAGAGCCAAGGCGGACGGTATAATCAAGGATGTGCGTAACACGGTCTATCGCAAGCACTATCACGCGTTCGAGAAGTCCTTCCTGAATTTCCTGGTGATGGGCGCCCACTATGGCTTCCCAAAGCCGCTCATGAAGTTCTTATCCAGCAGATTAGTCGCTCAAATCCTCGACCAAAAATACCTCCGCTGGTTCTGGCGCCTCGTCCACAAGTCTCTCAAAAGCCTGAAGCGCCTCCTCAGACGCTAGTAGATTGAGGATACTACTCTGCGAAGCGGCGCTTCGCTGCGTAGCACGAGTTGCGGATTGACTGCCAACTGCCGACTGCCAACGGATTGGGGATTATTTGCGGGGCCGGGCTGTCTTGATAGAGCTGACGACCATCGACAAGAGCTCGTTTGCCTCTTCCTTGAGGGCAGTGACTCGCTTCTCATCTATCAGACCAACCTCGACGACAAGCTCCATCGGTATCGCGAAGGTGTGTTATGTTGGCAGAAGGCGCGGATTAGCCATATTATGCGGATCAGCCTAATCAATTGTCATGTGTTACTTTCAGGCCAATCTTCGCCGCGCGCTTCCCGGAGAGCAGCATGGCTCCGAAGGTAGGTCCCATGCGTGGGAGTCCATACAACGTGCTGACGGCCATGCCTGCAACGATAAGCCCCGGATGGGCGTGGCCTGTGTGCTTCACGACAAGGTCCTCGGAACGTTCCACCCACATTGCGCCATACCCCGCGGTTTCTATCAGACGCCTCAGCTCCAGTTTCTTCACTACACAGGCATCGTGGCCGGTGACGTCGATCACAACTTTGGTCTGAAGCGACACTGGATCGACACAGGTGATATGCCGAGGCAGGGCTTGAACAGGCGTCCAATTGATGACCACTCCGGCCACACGGTTTTCCTCGCGCAGAACGACATCCTCGAAGACGGTCATGTTGGCAAACTTCACCCCGGCGTCGCATGTGGCAGCGATAAGCTTCGAACAGGCGTGCGGACCGTCTGCCACGAAGAGGTCCGGGCCTGCCTCAACGTAGGGAACGCCGAGCTCGTCCAAGACCTCCTGCCCCGGTCGCCTGACCGTCAGCTTGTTCATTAGGTAGCCGCCGATCCAGAATCCTCCCCCCAGGTAGTTGTTTCGCTAGATGATAAGGGTCTTTGCGCCATGCTGTGCCAGCATTCAGCCGGCCATCAGGCCCGCCGGGCCGGCGCCGACTATGATGCAATCGGTCTCCAGGTATTCCTCAAACTGGCGAGCAAACGCCGAGACGATCGCTCGGGTCACCTCTTTCTCGCCGCCAGCGCCAAATATCTTCTGCTTCACAGTTCGCTTCCTCCTATGATGTTCACGTTATGCTGAATTCCGGGCAATGCGTCGTCCCACGCACCCGCTCCTTCAGTTCGTCCACATCAGCGCCCCGCCGGGCAAAGTAATCGGTGATGTATTCGTCGAGAATTGGCCGCTTGGCACGCATGAAATCCATGATGCTCTCCTCCTTCAGGGGGAGGCCAACCTTCACCACCTCGCGCACTATCGTGATGACGTCCCCGAACAGGCAGATAGGCTGCGTCCCGAAGTCCCGGTCTGCGATGCGGTGCCCCATCGAGAGACCAGCCTCGCGCAGCGTCTCACGAGCTTTTTCTCGAGTGCCGAAGTGATAGACGGGATTCGAGTATGTCAGGCCGTAGTCCTCGTGAAGCCGTTTGTATTCGGCCAGCGTAACCGGCATCTGGTCTGGCATCCAGGCGGTCGTCTCGGATGCCCCGTCAGATACGTATGGGATTCCATGTTCGAGGTTGTAGATCACTGACTGAGCGTGCATCGCCATCTTGCAGCCCACACACACTATGAACAGCGCTTTGTATTTCCTGAAGTCCGAGACGAAGCTGTCGAGAACGATCTTCTTGAAAAGGCCTTTTACGTCT is a window of bacterium DNA encoding:
- a CDS encoding radical SAM protein yields the protein MKVTLISPYLDTIAQGLRCLSSFIKSKGYECEMIFLPDYSALLSYDPQFGRPYEQSLMDDVVQTCSDSDVVGICVMSNFFDRAVQLSENLRKHLAAPVIWGGIHPTVSPEESLNHCDIACVGEGEYPMLNLLRAMEQKRDYRDIKNLWFKTNGVVQKNQLEPLIFDLDSLPFQDYDHESHYTAAKDGKALVRMTYEIQKDQIVNGLRICGGLCVYQTITTRGCPHACAYCCHSALRKLFPNQKILRRRGTENVILELQQVKERMPYVELVLFADESMPAMPEKRLKHFCEEYKKTIGLPFFVQVSPPFMTEAKIDYLVDAGMRCAQMGIQTGSEEVNRVYYNRHISNDEVRRGAELLNKHKDSICPPVYDIILDNPYETREDVLKTVRLLMELPRPYVVQFFSLTFYPGTEIYERAKADGIIKDVRNTVYRKHYHAFEKSFLNFLVMGAHYGFPKPLMKFLSSRLVAQILDQKYLRWFWRLVHKSLKSLKRLLRR
- a CDS encoding DUF4870 domain-containing protein codes for the protein MTETADKPRGEVSPEQAEDLSEKKPVQKEEASVRMTEDQARGWAMLCHIGTLPALIIPAGNIIVPLVLWMVKKDESDFVDDQGKESLNFQISLTIYLILAGFLAILKIVIISKILMLLVGVFGIVCVITATIKAHRGEKYRYPFSMRFVR